From one Mustela nigripes isolate SB6536 chromosome 16, MUSNIG.SB6536, whole genome shotgun sequence genomic stretch:
- the AKAP1 gene encoding A-kinase anchor protein 1, mitochondrial, with translation MAIQFRSLFPLALPGMLAVLGWWWFFSRKKHVSSQDRQVEAGAVERRAGCAIKEPHAREDPCPGVVSPPPSIGAPAEKEPSAVSKPPSEPPALLRPHASCRRSESSGSLPNITDTRLRPGTRRDDSAKVELALTGDEAGSVPPECPLPTPKNVPFPHVATEVCKQEALFSATGGRGWQGQAAAPQEKPRETGGAEGTGDAVSGESLPEESVLYQEHDSDSEICKAPSPGEKRQDRPPQTEDDAVGKLLSSLIESAHAELMEDDELRAPQVGDRAGDADGAGGPGKEEAVEQNEKIEQAAYQIISRVILEATEEVLATTVGRITDRVYQASAGQLQGQKEESSGPVCQKSSPGQDAGEPAPATVEPEAASGADATLPSPGLPTEDLPPPKTYKSCLSSPLSSPTKDRKPKNSAHHISLAPCPLPAVPQGESPDEASVLVQNAGCVPCVPCTSDSGQDVPSVASEQCSDSTSTSGLEDLCTDTNSSPRSKAISPPLPESTVPFSNGVLKGELSDLGNEDGWTVDAEADHSGGSDGNSMDSVDGCCGPRKTDSFQNAQVGSSPKKVDLIIWEIEVPKHLVGRLIGKQGRYVSFLKQTSGAKIYISTLPYTQNIQICHIEGSQHHVDKALNLIGKKFKELNLTNIYAPPLPSLALPSLPMTSWLMLPDGVTVEVIVVNQVNAGHLFVQQHTHPTFHALRSLDQQMCLCYSQPGIPTLPTPVEVTVICAAPGVDGAWWRAQVVASYEESNEVEIRYVDYGGYKRVKVDVLRQIRSDFVTLPFQGAEVLLDSVMPLSDDDHFSPEADAAMSEMTGNTALLAQVTSYSPTGLPLIQLWSVVGNEVVLINRSLVERGLAQWVDSYYASL, from the exons ATGGCCATCCAGTTCCGTTCACTTTTCCCCTTGGCATTGCCTGGAATGCTGGCAGTCCTCGGCTGGTGGTGGTTTTTCTCTCGTAAAAAGCATGTCAGCAGCCAGGACAGACAGGTGGAGGCCGGCGCTGTGGAACGGAGGGCTGGCTGTGCCATCAAAGAGCCACATGCCCGGGAGGACCCCTGTCCTGGAGTAGTGTCCCCGCCCCCCAGCATCGGAGCCCCTGCAGAAAAGGAGCCATCAGCTGTGAGCAAGCCTCCCTCGGAGCCCCCAGCCTTGCTGCGGCCACATGCATCCTGTCGCCGGTCTGAGTCCTCCGGCAGCCTTCCAAACATCACAGATACAAGATTGCGGCCAGGAACACGCAGAGATGACAGTGCAAAGGTGGAACTAGCCCTGACGGGTGACGAAGCCGGGTCCGTTCCTCCAGAGTGTCCCCTTCCAACCCCAAAGAATGTTCCTTTCCCCCATGTGGCGACAGAGGTGTGCAAGCAAGAGGCGCTGTTCAGTGCGACGGGAGGGCGGGGCTGGCAGGGCCAGGCTGCAGCCCCCCAAGAAAAGCCAAGAGAGACGGGTGGGGCTGAAGGCACTGGGGATGCAGTGTCTGGAGAAAGCCTGCCTGAGGAGAGTGTGTTGTACCAGGAGCACGACTCCGACTCAGAGATCTGCAAGGCGCCCAGTcctggggagaagaggcaggacAGACCGCCGCAGACGGAGGACGATGCTGTGGGGAAGCTGTTGAGCAGCCTCATCGAGTCGGCTCATGCAGAGCTGATGGAGGATGACGAGCTGCGGGCACCCCAGGTTGGCGACCGAGCCGGTGACGCAGATGGTGCCGGGGGGCCGGGCAAGGAGGAGGCCGTGGAGCAAAACGAGAAGATTGAGCAGGCTGCCTACCAGATCATCTCCAGAGTGATCTTGGAGGCAACTGAAGAGGTGCTGGCCACCACCGTGGGCAGGATCACAGATCGGGTGTATCAGGCTTCAGCTGGTCAGCTCcaagggcagaaggaagagagctCTGGGCCAGTCTGCCAGAAATCTTCTCCGGGGCAAGATGCCGGGGAGCCCGCTCCTGCCACCGTGGAGCCGGAGGCGGCCTCTGGTGCAGACGCCACCCTCCCCTCGCCAGGCCTGCCCACAGAGGACCTGCCACCACCAAAGACCTATAAGAGCTGCCTGAGCAGCCCTTTGTCCAGTCCCACCAAGGACAGGAAGCCAAAGAACTCCGCACACCACATATCCCtggccccctgccctctgccagcCGTCCCCCAGGGAGAGTCACCTGATGAAGCCAGTGTTCTGGTGCAAAATGCCGGGTGTGTCCCCTGTGTCCCCTGCACTTCTGACAGTGGCCAGGATGTCCCTTCAGTAGCCTCGGAGCAGTGCTCGGATTCCACCAGCACTTCAGGGCTTGAAGACTTGTGTACAGACACCAACTCAAGCCCCAGGAGCAAGGCCATCTCCCCGCCGCTGCCAGAAAGTACTGTGCCCTTCAGCAATGGGGTGCTGAAAGGGGAGCTCTCAGACTTGGGGAATGAGGATGGATGGACCGTGGATGCAGAAGCAGATCATTCGGGAG GCTCGGACGGGAACAGCATGGACTCAGTGGATGGCTGCTGTGGGCCCAGGAAGACTGATAGTTTCCAGAATGCCCAAGTGGGCTCCAGTCCTAAGAAGGTGGACCTTATCATCTGGGAGATCGAGGTGCCCAAG cacTTAGTTGGTCGGCTAATTGGCAAGCAGGGGCGGTATGTGAGTTTTCTGAAGCAAACGTCTGGTGCCAAGATCTACATCTCAACCCTGCCTTACACCCAGAACATCCAGATTTGTCACATAGAAG GTTCTCAGCATCATGTAGACAAGGCGCTGAACTTAATTGGGAAGAAGTTCAAAGAACTGAATCTCACCAATATCTACGCTCCTCCACTGCCGTCACTGGCACTGCCTTCTCTTCCAATGACTTCCTGG CTCATGTTGCCTGACGGTGTCACTGTGGAAGTGATCGTGGTCAACCAGGTCAACGCTGGGCACTTGTTCGTGCAGCAGCACACGCACCCTACCTTCCACGCGCTGCGCAGTCTGGACCAGCAGATGTGCCTGTGTTACTCTCAGCCCGGGATCCCCACCTTGCCCACCCCCGTGGAAG TAACGGTCATCTGCGCTGCCCCCGGCGTGGACGGTGCCTGGTGGCGAGCCCAAGTGGTGGCCTCTTATGAGGAAAGCAATGAAGTGGAGATCCGCTATGTGGACTACGGTGGATATAAGAGAGTGAAAGTGGACGTGCTCCGGCAGATCCG ATCTGACTTTGTGACTCTGCCGTTCCAGGGAGCAGAGGTCCTTCTGGACAGCGTGATGCCCTTGTCAG atgatGACCACTTTTCCCCTGAAGCAGATGCAGCCATGAGCGAGATGACCGGAAATACTGCGCTGCTGGctcag GTGACAAGTTACAGCCCGACTGGCCTTCCTCTAATTCAGCTATGGAGTGTGGTTGGAAATGAA GTGGTGTTGATAAACCGGTCGCTGGTGGAGCGAGGACTTGCTCAATGGGTAGACAGCTACTACGCGAGCCTCTGA